One window of Streptomyces sp. FIT100 genomic DNA carries:
- a CDS encoding fumarate reductase/succinate dehydrogenase flavoprotein subunit — translation MTELERQQWDVVVVGAGGAGLRAAIEARERGARTAVICKSLFGKAHTVMAEGGIAASMANANPHDNWQVHFRDTMRGGKFLNQWRMAELHAQEAPERVWELETWGALFDRTKDGRISQRNFGGHEYPRLAHVGDRTGLELIRTLQQKIVALQQEDKREFGDYEARLKVFQECTVTRVLKEGNKVSGAFCYERESGRFFVLEAPAVVLATGGIGKSFKVTSNSWEYTGDGHALALLAGAPLLNMEFVQFHPTGMVWPPSVKGILVTESVRGDGGVLRNSDGKRFMFDYVPDVFKEKYAESEDEGDRWYEDPDNNRRPPELLPRDEVARAINAEVKAGRGSPHGGVFLDVSTRMPAEVIRRRLPSMYHQFKELADVDITAEAMEVGPTCHYVMGGIAVDSDSAAAVGVPGLYAAGEVAGGMHGSNRLGGNSLSDLLVFGRRAGWHAAEYAAGTAGAARPLVDEAQIDTAAAEALRPFSAEGPEPGAAPENPYTLHQELQQAMNDLVGIIRRESEMMQALRKLADLRVRARRAGVEGHRQFNPGWHLSLDLRNMLLVSECIARSALERTESRGGHTREDCPGMERDWRRINLLCRLADPTGGLATADPARGQIDLVRKTTDPIRPDLLALFEKEELVKYLAEEELYE, via the coding sequence ATGACCGAGCTGGAACGCCAGCAGTGGGACGTCGTCGTGGTGGGCGCGGGCGGAGCCGGCCTGCGCGCCGCCATCGAGGCGCGCGAGCGGGGCGCCCGTACCGCCGTGATCTGCAAGTCGCTCTTCGGCAAGGCCCATACGGTGATGGCGGAGGGCGGAATCGCTGCCTCCATGGCCAATGCGAACCCGCACGACAACTGGCAGGTGCACTTCCGCGACACCATGCGCGGCGGGAAGTTCCTCAACCAGTGGCGGATGGCGGAGCTGCACGCCCAGGAGGCCCCCGAGCGGGTCTGGGAGCTGGAGACCTGGGGCGCACTCTTCGACCGCACCAAGGACGGGAGGATCTCGCAGCGCAACTTCGGCGGCCACGAGTACCCGCGGCTCGCGCACGTCGGCGACCGGACCGGCCTTGAGCTGATCCGTACCCTCCAGCAGAAGATCGTGGCACTGCAGCAGGAGGACAAGCGCGAGTTCGGGGACTACGAGGCCCGGCTGAAGGTCTTCCAGGAGTGCACGGTCACGCGCGTGCTGAAGGAGGGCAACAAGGTCAGCGGCGCCTTCTGCTACGAGCGCGAGTCCGGCCGCTTCTTCGTCCTCGAGGCCCCCGCGGTCGTCCTGGCCACCGGCGGCATCGGCAAGTCCTTCAAGGTGACCTCGAACTCGTGGGAGTACACGGGCGACGGCCACGCGCTGGCGCTCCTCGCCGGCGCGCCCCTGCTCAACATGGAGTTCGTGCAGTTCCATCCGACCGGGATGGTCTGGCCGCCGTCGGTGAAGGGGATCCTCGTCACCGAGTCGGTGCGTGGCGACGGAGGGGTGCTGCGCAACAGCGACGGCAAGCGGTTCATGTTCGACTACGTCCCGGACGTCTTCAAGGAGAAGTACGCGGAGTCGGAGGACGAGGGCGACCGCTGGTACGAGGACCCGGACAACAACCGGCGCCCGCCCGAGCTGCTCCCCCGCGACGAGGTCGCCCGCGCGATCAACGCCGAGGTGAAGGCGGGCCGCGGCTCCCCGCACGGCGGCGTCTTCCTCGACGTCTCGACGCGGATGCCGGCCGAGGTCATCCGGCGCCGGCTGCCGTCCATGTACCACCAGTTCAAGGAGCTGGCGGACGTGGACATCACGGCCGAGGCCATGGAGGTCGGGCCGACCTGTCACTACGTGATGGGCGGCATCGCCGTCGACTCGGACAGCGCCGCCGCGGTCGGCGTCCCGGGGCTCTACGCGGCCGGCGAGGTCGCCGGCGGAATGCACGGCTCCAACCGCCTTGGCGGCAACTCCCTCTCCGATCTGCTGGTCTTCGGCCGGCGGGCCGGCTGGCACGCCGCCGAGTACGCGGCCGGGACCGCGGGTGCGGCGCGGCCGCTCGTGGACGAGGCCCAGATCGACACCGCGGCGGCGGAGGCACTGCGTCCGTTCAGCGCGGAGGGTCCGGAGCCGGGCGCGGCGCCGGAGAATCCGTACACCCTCCACCAGGAGCTCCAGCAGGCCATGAACGACCTGGTGGGCATCATCCGGCGGGAGAGCGAGATGATGCAGGCGCTGCGGAAGCTGGCCGATCTCCGCGTCCGCGCCCGGCGGGCCGGGGTCGAGGGCCACCGGCAGTTCAACCCCGGCTGGCACCTCTCGCTGGACCTGCGGAACATGCTGCTGGTCAGCGAGTGCATCGCCCGCTCCGCCCTGGAGCGCACCGAGAGCCGCGGCGGTCACACCCGCGAGGACTGCCCCGGCATGGAGCGCGACTGGCGCCGGATCAATCTGCTGTGCCGGCTCGCGGACCCCACGGGCGGCCTGGCGACCGCCGACCCGGCCCGCGGCCAGATCGATCTCGTACGCAAGACCACCGACCCCATCCGCCCCGACCTGCTCGCTCTTTTCGAAAAGGAGGAGCTGGTCAAGTACCTCGCCGAAGAGGAGCTGTACGAATGA
- a CDS encoding succinate dehydrogenase/fumarate reductase iron-sulfur subunit, translating into MSTYDARFRVWRGDQDGGDLRDFTVEVHDGEVVLDIIHRLQATQAPDLAVRWNCKAGKCGSCSAEINGRPRLMCMTRMSVFSREETITVTPLRAFPVMRDLVTDVSFNYAKAREVPSFVPPPGLAAGEYRMQQVDVDRSQEFRKCIECFLCQDTCHVVRDHEENKTAFAGPRFLMRVAELDMHPLDAAAETGLDRKRTAQDEHGLGYCNITKCCTEVCPEQIKITDNALIPLKERAVDRKYDPLVWLGSKIRRRTPTDS; encoded by the coding sequence ATGAGCACGTACGACGCTCGGTTCAGGGTCTGGCGGGGTGACCAGGACGGGGGCGATCTCCGGGACTTCACGGTCGAGGTCCACGACGGGGAGGTCGTCCTCGACATCATCCACCGGCTCCAGGCCACCCAGGCCCCCGATCTCGCGGTGCGCTGGAACTGCAAGGCGGGCAAGTGCGGCTCGTGCAGCGCCGAGATCAACGGCCGTCCGCGGCTGATGTGCATGACCCGGATGTCGGTCTTCTCCCGCGAGGAGACGATCACGGTCACGCCGCTGCGGGCCTTCCCGGTGATGCGCGACCTCGTCACCGACGTGTCCTTCAACTACGCGAAGGCGCGTGAGGTGCCGTCGTTCGTCCCGCCGCCGGGGCTCGCCGCGGGCGAGTACCGCATGCAGCAGGTCGATGTGGACCGCTCGCAGGAGTTCCGCAAGTGCATCGAGTGCTTCCTGTGCCAGGACACCTGCCATGTGGTGCGTGACCACGAGGAGAACAAGACGGCCTTCGCCGGCCCCCGCTTCCTGATGCGCGTCGCCGAGCTGGACATGCATCCCCTGGACGCGGCCGCCGAGACCGGCCTCGACCGCAAGCGCACGGCCCAGGACGAGCACGGTCTGGGCTACTGCAACATCACCAAGTGCTGCACCGAGGTCTGCCCCGAGCAGATCAAGATCACGGACAACGCCCTGATCCCGCTGAAGGAGCGGGCGGTGGACCGCAAGTACGACCCGCTGGTGTGGCTGGGCAGCAAGATCCGGCGGCGCACTCCGACGGATTCCTGA
- a CDS encoding class I SAM-dependent methyltransferase, translating into MRPLLTSTAARKALRPIADLIDQRIARGVRAANSELLGELAALRRRQRSMELLLDSTGRGNPRMPIPAHLEKLISEIVRTTGDDAANAERNVAQAYRTLVAMEALGVGRVAGGTMNICGKLATVPLLDPPNDEILEIGTLYGMFSAALLRMMERAGRDPHLTIVDPLGGSQLQPGAFMPPDPTGTPVGEPAVRSNLALAGAAGAAARVQQGFSEDPAVRAAVSDRSYGVVIVDGDHSEAGVTADLDWVEQIIAPGGIVVLDDYGDTKWPGVRDAVEKHLAGDSRLTFLGRTATSGYLRAEK; encoded by the coding sequence ATGCGACCACTGCTGACCAGCACTGCGGCCCGAAAAGCGCTGCGCCCGATCGCCGACCTCATCGACCAGCGCATCGCGAGAGGCGTCCGGGCCGCCAACAGCGAACTGCTCGGCGAGCTCGCGGCACTGCGGAGACGACAGCGGTCCATGGAACTGCTGCTCGACAGCACCGGGCGCGGGAACCCCCGGATGCCCATCCCGGCGCACCTGGAGAAACTGATCTCCGAGATCGTGCGCACGACGGGAGACGACGCCGCCAACGCGGAGCGCAACGTGGCGCAGGCGTACCGCACGCTCGTCGCCATGGAGGCCCTCGGCGTCGGCCGCGTGGCGGGCGGCACCATGAACATCTGCGGCAAGCTGGCCACCGTCCCGCTGCTCGACCCGCCGAACGACGAGATCCTGGAGATCGGCACCCTCTACGGGATGTTCTCCGCAGCACTGCTGCGCATGATGGAGCGCGCCGGGCGCGACCCGCACCTCACCATCGTGGACCCGCTCGGCGGCTCCCAGCTCCAGCCCGGCGCCTTCATGCCCCCCGACCCCACCGGTACGCCGGTCGGTGAGCCCGCCGTGCGCAGCAACCTCGCCCTGGCCGGAGCCGCCGGCGCCGCCGCCCGCGTCCAGCAGGGCTTCTCCGAGGACCCCGCCGTCCGCGCGGCCGTCTCCGACCGCAGCTACGGGGTCGTCATCGTGGACGGCGACCACTCCGAGGCGGGCGTCACCGCCGACCTCGACTGGGTGGAGCAGATCATCGCCCCGGGCGGCATCGTCGTCCTGGACGACTACGGCGACACCAAGTGGCCGGGCGTCCGGGACGCGGTGGAGAAGCACCTCGCGGGCGACAGCCGGCTGACGTTCCTCGGCCGGACGGCGACGTCCGGCTACCTCCGCGCCGAGAAGTAG